DNA sequence from the Leptolyngbya sp. CCY15150 genome:
GGTTTCCTTTTGCTGTAAGGATAAAAGATCAACTGACGATAAGTCTATGTTCCTGCAAAACTCGCTCTTCATCATACAGAGTTTACGATTTTCATCTCTGGGCGATCACTCTCATCGGTGCCGGATTTCGAGTTTGATTGTTAGAGACTTATCTGACCTAAAAAAGCTTGATAGGTGACAATTTTTGTTCCTTTGAACTCTTCAAGAATTAATAAGTCCGCATCTCCTGTAATCATAAATTCTGCTTGACTATCTTGGGCGAGTGCGAGCAGAAAATTGTCCTTTTCGTCTCGACAGACTAAAACCTCTGATTTGATTTCCA
Encoded proteins:
- a CDS encoding putative toxin-antitoxin system toxin component, PIN family, translating into MPPHIELVSPQKVSELLELLKVVGLFVEIKSEVLVCRDEKDNFLLALAQDSQAEFMITGDADLLILEEFKGTKIVTYQAFLGQISL